In Mycolicibacterium aubagnense, the DNA window CAGCGCTTCGGAGTCGATCGCAGCGGTCAACAGGTAGGTCGCATCGAGGACGCGCACGTTGACGGTGACGCCCGCTTCAGCACCGACGGCGGCGGCAACTTCGTCAGCCGGGGCGTCAACCTCGAGCAGCGACACGGCACCGTAGCCGGCCGGCGTCCAGTTGGGGTCGCCGTAGACCGCGACACCAGCCGAATCCATTCCGCGGTCGGACATTTCGCACAACATCCCGGTGAGCATTTCGCCCAACTTGGGATACAACTCGGGGTTGCGCAGATGCAACCCTACGATTCCGCACATTAGTTGTTGGTCTCCTTTCTCAGAAAGCCGTCAGGTACTGATCGATTTCCCAGGCGCTTACCTGGCTGTGATAGGTGAAGAACTCTTCGCGCTTGAGGTTGGTGAAGTACTTGGACACCCCTGCGTCTGCGCCGACCGCATCGAGCACTTCCATCATCACGGGATCGGCTTCCAGGGTTTCGACGGCGTGGATCAGCGTCGCCGGCAGCGCGGGCCGTGAGGTGACCTGTGCCCCGATTTCACCCGGGTCGGTTCCGTTGGCGATTCCGTCCAGTCCGGCACCGATCGCCGCCGCGGCCGCCAGGTATGGGTTCGCCGATCCGCAACCGCCACGCAGTTCGATGCGCTGGTTGTCCGGGATGCGGATGTAGTGGGTGCGGTCGTTACCCCCGAAGGTCGGACTGTTCGGCGCCCAGGACGCACCCGAGGTCACGGCAACCGCACGGGTTCGCTTGTAGGAGTTGACAGTTGGCGCGATAATCGCCTGCAGCGCACTCGCGTGCTCGAGGATGCCGCCGATGAAGTGGTATGCCGTGTCCGATAGACCCAGATTGCGATCATCTGTGTCAGCCGGGAAGACCGGGGTCCCACGACTGGTCAGTGAAATGTGCAGGTGCAACCCGCTGCCGGTGCGGTCGGCGAACGGCTTCGGCATGAAGGTGGCCGTCATGCCGCGTTCCTCGGCGCTCATCGCCAGGAGATAGCGCAGCGTCACCACGCGGTCGGCGGTGATCAGCGCTTCCGCGTACTGGAAGTTCTGCTCGAACTG includes these proteins:
- the glnT gene encoding type III glutamate--ammonia ligase → MTPTLELATLAEQSGTQFILALFVDLRGKPCAKLVPVEAIDELAKDGVGFAGYAAGAMGQEPKDPDLVAVPDPASFTPIPFVKEGLALVHCDVYVEGKLWPYAPRNILKAMIQRAAEAGYEPWMGAEVEYYLVNRNADGSLTTADKNDLAANPCYDVRGLTRMYDHLSGISKAMNQLGWSNYANDHEDGNGQFEQNFQYAEALITADRVVTLRYLLAMSAEERGMTATFMPKPFADRTGSGLHLHISLTSRGTPVFPADTDDRNLGLSDTAYHFIGGILEHASALQAIIAPTVNSYKRTRAVAVTSGASWAPNSPTFGGNDRTHYIRIPDNQRIELRGGCGSANPYLAAAAAIGAGLDGIANGTDPGEIGAQVTSRPALPATLIHAVETLEADPVMMEVLDAVGADAGVSKYFTNLKREEFFTYHSQVSAWEIDQYLTAF